Proteins encoded together in one Triticum dicoccoides isolate Atlit2015 ecotype Zavitan chromosome 7B, WEW_v2.0, whole genome shotgun sequence window:
- the LOC119339381 gene encoding wall-associated receptor kinase 5-like, which yields MLTDLNIDECETPGICKGLCHNTIGSHNCTACPRKTEYDFLAMKCTSTKRQSLLLGIVIGLSVGFGILLLIILAIFIIRRWKLDIEQQLRRKYFKKNQGLLLEQLISSDENASDKTKIFSLSELQKATNNFDHTRIVGRGGHGMVYKGILSDQRVVAIKKSKVTAQIEISQFINEVAILSQINHRNIVKLFGCCLESEVPLLVYDFIPNGSLFGVLHNPNNNSSLSWDDCLRIAIEAAGALSYLHSAASVSIFHRDVKSTNILLDGNYTAKVSDFGASRLVPIDQTHVMMNIQGTFGYLDPEYYHTGLLNEKSDVYSFGTVLVELLLRKEPIFTTDSGLKQNLSNYFLWEIREKPLAEIVVAQVLEEATEEDISGVAGVAEICLRLRGEERPTMKEVEMKLQHVRLERLRMCELAAKDQDIQPMLTVQSQVRHQSLATAAGKVGSSNSSSERSQNCYSLEQEFMSSATLPR from the exons ATGTTAACTGATCTAA atattgatgagTGTGAGACTCCTGGTATTTGTAAAGGGCTTTGTCATAATACTATTGGAAGCCACAATTGCACCGCATGTCCTAGAAAAACGGAATAtgatttcctagcaatgaagtgcaCTTCAACAAAGAGGCAGAGTCTTTTACTTG GTATTGTCATTGGGCTAAGCGTTGGTTTTGGCATTCTACTTCTCATCATACTTGCAATATTTATTATCCGAAGGTGGAAATTAGATATCGAACAGCAATTGCGAAGAAAGTATTTCAAAAAGAACCAGGGTCTTCTTCTAGAACAATTGATTTCTTCCGATGAAAATGCGAGTGACAAAACAAAGATTTTCTCCTTGTCAGAGCTACAAAAGGCAACAAATAACTTTGACCACACACGTATCGTTGGTCGTGGAGGGCATGGCATGGTATACAAAGGCATCCTATCGGACCAACGAGTAGTGGCCATTAAAAAGTCTAAAGTCACTGCACAAATTGAGATTAGTCAGTTCATCAACGAGGTTGCTATCCTCTCACAGATAAACCACCGAAATATTGTGAAGCTCTTTGGATGTTGCCTTGAGAGTGAGGTTCCACTACTTGTGTATGACTTCATACCTAATGGTTCATTATTTGGTGTTCTTCATAATCCAAACAACAACTCTTCCTTGTCGTGGGATGATTGCTTAAGAATTGCTATAGAAGCAGCTGGAGCCCTTTCTTACCTTCATTCAGCTGCTTCTGTATCAATCTTTCATCGTGATGTGAAGTCGACAAATATACTCCTGGATGGGAATTATACAGCAAAGGTGTCAGACTTTGGTGCTTCGAGGTTGGTTCCTATTGACCAGACCCATGTTATGATGAATATACAAGGTACATTTGGGTACTTAGATCCAGAATATTATCACACTGGCCTTTTAAATGAGAAGAGTGATGTGTACAGTTTTGGTACGGTACTTGTGGAGTTGCTCCTTCGAAAGGAGCCTATTTTTACCACTGACTCCGGGCTAAAGCAAAACTTATCCAATTACTTCCTTTGGGAGATAAGGGAGAAACCACTTGCTGAAATTGTAGTTGCTCAAGTTCTCGAGGAAGCAACCGAGGAAGATATTAGTGGTGTAGCCGGTGTTGCGGAGATCTGTTTGCGTCTTCGAGGTGAAGAAAGACCTACTATGAAAGAAGTCGAGATGAAATTGCAGCATGTGCGATTGGAGAGGTTGAGAATGTGCGAGCTTGCTGCAAAAGACCAAGACATTCAACCTATGCTGACAGTACAAAGCCAAGTTCGTCATCAGTCTTTAGCTACTGCAGCTGGGAAGGTGGGAAGCTCAAATTCATCTTCCGAGAGAAGCCAAAATTGTTATAGCTTGGAGCAAGAATTTATGTCATCAGCGACTCTACCACGCTAG